The nucleotide sequence TGTTCAACATCCTGACCATCTTCCCGGAATTTTTCGATTCCTTCCTGTCCTGCGGGCTGATGGCCAAGGCGGTGGAAGCCGGCGTGGTGGAGGTGGCCAGGGTCAATCCCCGGGATTATGCCCAAGACAGGCATCATACGGTGGATGACCGGCCCTATGGCGGCGGGCCGGGCATGGTCATGGGGCTGCCGACGCTCGTGGCGGCGCTACGGGGGCTGGAGCGGCCGGGCAAGCTGCTCATGCTGTCCCCGGCCGGTCGGCCGCTGACACAACGGCTGGCCGGGGAGCTGGCCGGGGAAGGGGCGCTGACGCTTTTGTGCGGCCGCTACGAGGGCATCGACGCCCGCATTTTCGATCTGTTCGACATCGTGCCCGTGTCTGTCGGCGATTTCGTGCTTTCCGGCGGCGAATCGGCCGCCTGTTGCCTGATGGAGGCCGTGGCCAGGCTCGTGCCCGGGTTCATGGGCAAGGACGCCTCGGCCGAGGAGGAGAGCTTCGCTTCGGGGCTGCTCGAATACCCGCATTATACCCGGCCGGAGGTGTTCGAGGGCCTGGCCGTACCGGCGGAACTGCTTTCCGGCCATCACGCGGCCATTGCCGCCTGGCGGCGCAGGCGCTCCCTGGAGACGACCCTGGCCCGCCGGCCGGACCTGTTCGACGCAACGCCCCTTTCCAACGATGATAGCACGCATTTGCGGGGTGTTGCCCGGGTGCGGCCGGGGCGCAACATGCACATCGGCCTGGTGCACGGGCCGGTGGTGCTCAAGGACGGGAAAGTCGGAACGGTGTCTTTGACAAACCTCGACGTTCACGATATAGCGCGCGTTTCCCGTACCTATGGGCTGGGCGGGTTCGAGGTGGTGACCCCGCTTCGCGACCAACTGGCCCTGGCGGCGCGGATCGTGGACCATTGGCGGGAAGGGCCGGGACTGGCGGCCAACCCCGACCGGGCCGAGGCCTTGTCCCTGGTGCGGCTGCACGAGGGGCTGGATGCGGCCCTGGCGGCGGTTTCGGCCGATCACGGCCGGCCGGCCGCGCTTTTGGCCACCAGCGCCCGGGGGCCGGCCACCATGTCGTTCGCGGCGGCGCGGGAGCTTATCGCTTCGCGGCCGGTGCTGGTGGCGCTCGGCACGGGCCACGGCCTGGCCGACGCGGTGCTGGACCGGGCCGACGGGATTTTGCCGCCCTTGCGGCCATTTTCGGACTACAATCACTTATCGGTGCGGGCCGCGGCCGGCATCCTCACCGACAGGCTGCTTGGCGACGCCTTGTAGGGCGCGCGGCGGCGACAACGACATTCCAAGGCTTTCGGCGGCCAAGCGCCCGGGGCCTTTACCCGAGGAGAAAGTGTCATGAACGTGATCGAGCAGCTTGAGCGGGAGCAGATTCGCCTGGACATGCCGGCCTTCCGCCCCGGCGACACCATCAAGGTGCACCTGCGCATCATCGAGGGCGAGAAAGAGCGCATCCAGGTCTTCCAGGGCGCGGTGCTGCGCCTGCGCAAGGGTGGCGTCAATTCCACCTTCACCGTGCGCAAGGTGTCCGACGGCGTGGGCGTGGAGCGCGTGTTCCCCATGCATTCGCCGTTCATCGAGCGGGTGGAGGTGGTGTCCCAGGGCAAGGTGCGCCGCAGCCGCCTGTACTACCTGCGTTCGCTTCGCGGCAAGGCCGCCCGTATCAAGACCAAGACGTCCTGGGAATCCTAGGCCCCGGCGTTTCGCCGTGGACCGATCCCGGGAACCCGTTTTTCGGCCGTCGCCTGTCCGCCGCTTCAGCGGCCGGACAGGCGCGGCCGTCTTTTGCCATGGGCCTCGCCGTCCCCGCCAGTGAGGCCGGCGGCCTCGTCGCCGGCGTGGACGAGGCCGG is from Solidesulfovibrio sp. and encodes:
- the trmD gene encoding tRNA (guanosine(37)-N1)-methyltransferase TrmD; the encoded protein is MLFNILTIFPEFFDSFLSCGLMAKAVEAGVVEVARVNPRDYAQDRHHTVDDRPYGGGPGMVMGLPTLVAALRGLERPGKLLMLSPAGRPLTQRLAGELAGEGALTLLCGRYEGIDARIFDLFDIVPVSVGDFVLSGGESAACCLMEAVARLVPGFMGKDASAEEESFASGLLEYPHYTRPEVFEGLAVPAELLSGHHAAIAAWRRRRSLETTLARRPDLFDATPLSNDDSTHLRGVARVRPGRNMHIGLVHGPVVLKDGKVGTVSLTNLDVHDIARVSRTYGLGGFEVVTPLRDQLALAARIVDHWREGPGLAANPDRAEALSLVRLHEGLDAALAAVSADHGRPAALLATSARGPATMSFAAARELIASRPVLVALGTGHGLADAVLDRADGILPPLRPFSDYNHLSVRAAAGILTDRLLGDAL
- the rplS gene encoding 50S ribosomal protein L19; amino-acid sequence: MNVIEQLEREQIRLDMPAFRPGDTIKVHLRIIEGEKERIQVFQGAVLRLRKGGVNSTFTVRKVSDGVGVERVFPMHSPFIERVEVVSQGKVRRSRLYYLRSLRGKAARIKTKTSWES